A genome region from Sander vitreus isolate 19-12246 chromosome 21, sanVit1, whole genome shotgun sequence includes the following:
- the LOC144536063 gene encoding putative uncharacterized protein MYH16 isoform X1, whose translation MAVLSAEVLRWHARIEELEEELEAERAIRAKVEKQRADLSRELEDLTDRLEEAGGVTASQMEVNKKRETELQRLRRDLEETSVQSEALAASLRKRHSDAMAELSEQCEALQRSRAKLEKDKQNLRMEVDELAASLDSLQKAKTSSESQMKKLEEQLSEANRRAEDLQRAQAELSVARNRLSADNADVNRQMEEAESRASQLSRSKTLLTSQLEEVKKQLDEEVKCKQAVNSSLSSVQQECEALREQLEEEQESKQELQRLVSKLNSEVTHWRSKHEADTIQHADELEDTRKKLATRLQEAEEAVEATQAKCSSLEKSKQRLQGEVEELCMDLDKASSCAQALDKKQRILEKYLVDWKHKCEELVAEVEGCQKEGRQHTSELSKVRTAHEESVEQLEALRRDNKAYQEEVADLTEQLSDGGKSVHELQKAKKKIEMEKEELQGSLEESEAALEAEETKVLRLQLDVSQARGELERKLQEKEEEMEAARKSNQRALETLQASLDVEVKGKIEGLKLKKKLEAAISELELQVDLLTKNNDELSKSSKKMQQQIKELQAQLEEEVRSHEECREVQGAVERRCMLLVSEVEETLAALESAERARRVCETKLQEASEKHSHLNNQFQLAVSGRRKLEGDLQTLQQEHEELHAELRASEDKSKKASCELERVGEELRLEQEHTLHLERVKKGLEAQVRDMSSRLDQAEQMALKGGKKIIQKLEGKVKEMELELDSEQKRHTETVKILRKNERRLKELLFESEEEQKNQQRMQELVERLQNKMRAYKRQVEEAEEQATMNLAKYRKTVHELDDAEERADIAESALTKIRTKRRGSLGQGYSSGYSTPYPGLVRSPSSVGSEGRGEKILNDDESVSSLIPAYLNSLKKLMVD comes from the exons ATGGCTGTTCTCTCTGCAGAGGTCCTACGCTGGCAT GCTCGCAttgaggagctggaggaggagctggaagCAGAGCGGGCCATCAGAGCCAAG GTGGAGAAGCAGAGAGCAGATCTAAGCAGAGAGCTGGAGGATCTCACTGACCGGCTGGAGGAAGCAGGAGGTGTCACCGCCTCACAG ATGGAGGTGAACAAGAAGCGAGAAACTGAGCTGCAGCGCCTGAGGCGAGACTTGGAGGAGACCTCTGTCCAGTCAGAAGCGCTGGCTGCATCTCTGAGGAAACGGCACAGTGATGCCATGGCAGAGCTGAGCGAGCAGTGTGAGGCTCTGCAGCGGAGCCGGGCCAAACTGGAGAAGGACAAGCAGAACCTGAGGATGGAGGTGGACGAGCTGGCTGCTTCTCTGGACAGTCTGCAGAAAGCCAAG ACGTCCTCAGAAAGCCAGATGAAGAAGCTGGAGGAGCAGCTGTCAGAAGCCAACAGGAGAGCCGAGGACCTGCAGAGGGCCCAGGCCGAGCTCAGTGTGGCCAGGAACAGACTCTCAG CTGATAATGCAGACGTGAATCGACAAATGGAAGAGGCAGAGAGCAGAGCCAGCCAGCTGAGCCGCTCCAAGACTCTGCTCACATCGCAGCTGGAAGAAGTGAAGAAACAACTGGACGAGGAggtcaag TGTAAGCAGGCGGTCAACAGCAGTCTGAGCTCGGTGCAGCAGGAGTGCGAGGCGCTAAGGgagcagctggaggaggagcaggagagcAAGCAGGAGCTGCAGCGGCTCGTCTCCAAACTTAACAGCGAGGTGACACACTGGAGGAGCAAACACGAGGCGGACACCATCCAGCACGCCGATGagctggaggacactag GAAGAAGCTGGCCACCAGGCTTCAGGAGGCCGAGGAGGCTGTGGAAGCCACCCAGGCCAAATGTTCCTCGCTGGAGAAAAGCAAACAAAGGCTGCAGGGAGAGGTGGAGGAACTCTGCATGGACCTGGACAAG GCCAGCAGCTGTGCTCAGGCTCTGGATAAGAAGCAACGCATCCTGGAGAAGTACCTCGTTGACTGGAAGCACAAGTGTGAGGAGTTGGTGGCGGAGGTGGAAGGCTGCCAGAAGGAGGGCAGGCAACACACCAGCGAGCTCTCCAAAGTCAGGACGGCCCATGAAGAGTCTGTGGAGCAGCTGGAGGCCCTGCGCAGGGACAACAAGGCCTATCAGG aggaggtagcggACCTCACAGAGCAGCTCTCAGACGGAGGCAAAAGTGTCCATGAGCTTCAGAAGGCAAAGAAGAAGATTGAGATGGAGAAAGAAGAGCTACAGGGCTCACTGGAAGAGTCTGAGGCAGCTTTGGAG GCCGAGGAGACCAAGGTGCTGAGGCTGCAGCTGGACGTGTCTCAGGCTAGAGGGGAGCTGGAGCGCAAACTtcaggagaaggaggaagagatgGAAGCTGCTAG AAAAAGCAACCAGAGGGCGCTGGAGACCCTGCAGGCCAGTCTGGATGTGGAGGTCAAAGGAAAAATAGAGGGGCTGAAGCTGAAGAAGAAACTGGAGGCGGCCATTAGCGAGCTGGAGCTGCAGGTGGACCTGCTCACCAAGAACAATGATGAGCTAAGCAAGAGCAGCAAGAAGATGCAGCAGCAGATTAAG GAGCTGCAGGcccagctggaggaggaggtcCGGAGCCACGAGGAATGCAGGGAGGTCCAGGGGGCCGTGGAACGACGCTGCATGCTGTTAGTCAGCGAGGTCGAGGAGACCCTTGCAGCCCTGGAGAGCGCCGAGCGGGCCCGACGGGTCTGTGAGACGAAGCTGCAGGAGGCCAGCGAGAAGCACAGCCACCTCAACAACCAG TTCCAGTTGGCTGTGAGTGGGAGAAGGAAGCTGGAGGGGGATCTCCAGACTCTGCAGCAGGAGCACGAGGAGCTGCATGCAGAGCTGAGAGCATCCGAAGACAAGTCCAAGAAGGCCAGCTGCGAG TTGGAGCGAGTGGGGGAGGAGCTGCGTCTGGAGCAGGAACACACGCTCCACCTGGAGAGAGTGAAGAAAGGCCTGGAGGCTCAGGTCAGAGACATGAGCAGCAGGCTGGACCAGGCCGAGCAGATGGCTCTGAAAGGAGGCAAGAAGATCATCCAGAAGTTAGAGGGAAAG gTGAAGGAGATGGAGCTGGAGTTGGACTCGGAGCAGAAGCGGCACACTGAGACAGTGAAGATTCTGCGGAAGAACGAGCGTCGGCTGAAGGAGCTGCTGTTTGAGTCCGAGGAGGAGCAGAAGAACCAGCAGAGGATGCAGGAGCTGGTGGAGAGGCTGCAGAACAAGATGAGGGCCTACAAGAGACAAGTGGAGGAGGCA GAGGAACAAGCTACCATGAACCTGGCGAAGTACAGGAAGACGGTCCATGAACTGGATGACGCTGAGGAGCGAGCGGACATTGCTGAGTCAGCACTCACCAAGATCAGGACCAAGAGGAGAGGCAGCTTGGGACAGGGCTACTCCTCT GGTTACAGTACCCCGTACCCCGGCCTGGTCCGCTCCCCCAGCTCTGTGGGGTCAGAGGGCAGAGGGGAGAAGATCCTCAACGATGACGAGTCTGTCAGCTCCCTCATCCCAGCGTATCTCAACTCGCTCAAGAAGCTCATGGTGGATTAG
- the LOC144536063 gene encoding putative uncharacterized protein MYH16 isoform X2 — protein MVEKQRADLSRELEDLTDRLEEAGGVTASQMEVNKKRETELQRLRRDLEETSVQSEALAASLRKRHSDAMAELSEQCEALQRSRAKLEKDKQNLRMEVDELAASLDSLQKAKTSSESQMKKLEEQLSEANRRAEDLQRAQAELSVARNRLSADNADVNRQMEEAESRASQLSRSKTLLTSQLEEVKKQLDEEVKCKQAVNSSLSSVQQECEALREQLEEEQESKQELQRLVSKLNSEVTHWRSKHEADTIQHADELEDTRKKLATRLQEAEEAVEATQAKCSSLEKSKQRLQGEVEELCMDLDKASSCAQALDKKQRILEKYLVDWKHKCEELVAEVEGCQKEGRQHTSELSKVRTAHEESVEQLEALRRDNKAYQEEVADLTEQLSDGGKSVHELQKAKKKIEMEKEELQGSLEESEAALEAEETKVLRLQLDVSQARGELERKLQEKEEEMEAARKSNQRALETLQASLDVEVKGKIEGLKLKKKLEAAISELELQVDLLTKNNDELSKSSKKMQQQIKELQAQLEEEVRSHEECREVQGAVERRCMLLVSEVEETLAALESAERARRVCETKLQEASEKHSHLNNQFQLAVSGRRKLEGDLQTLQQEHEELHAELRASEDKSKKASCELERVGEELRLEQEHTLHLERVKKGLEAQVRDMSSRLDQAEQMALKGGKKIIQKLEGKVKEMELELDSEQKRHTETVKILRKNERRLKELLFESEEEQKNQQRMQELVERLQNKMRAYKRQVEEAEEQATMNLAKYRKTVHELDDAEERADIAESALTKIRTKRRGSLGQGYSSGYSTPYPGLVRSPSSVGSEGRGEKILNDDESVSSLIPAYLNSLKKLMVD, from the exons ATG GTGGAGAAGCAGAGAGCAGATCTAAGCAGAGAGCTGGAGGATCTCACTGACCGGCTGGAGGAAGCAGGAGGTGTCACCGCCTCACAG ATGGAGGTGAACAAGAAGCGAGAAACTGAGCTGCAGCGCCTGAGGCGAGACTTGGAGGAGACCTCTGTCCAGTCAGAAGCGCTGGCTGCATCTCTGAGGAAACGGCACAGTGATGCCATGGCAGAGCTGAGCGAGCAGTGTGAGGCTCTGCAGCGGAGCCGGGCCAAACTGGAGAAGGACAAGCAGAACCTGAGGATGGAGGTGGACGAGCTGGCTGCTTCTCTGGACAGTCTGCAGAAAGCCAAG ACGTCCTCAGAAAGCCAGATGAAGAAGCTGGAGGAGCAGCTGTCAGAAGCCAACAGGAGAGCCGAGGACCTGCAGAGGGCCCAGGCCGAGCTCAGTGTGGCCAGGAACAGACTCTCAG CTGATAATGCAGACGTGAATCGACAAATGGAAGAGGCAGAGAGCAGAGCCAGCCAGCTGAGCCGCTCCAAGACTCTGCTCACATCGCAGCTGGAAGAAGTGAAGAAACAACTGGACGAGGAggtcaag TGTAAGCAGGCGGTCAACAGCAGTCTGAGCTCGGTGCAGCAGGAGTGCGAGGCGCTAAGGgagcagctggaggaggagcaggagagcAAGCAGGAGCTGCAGCGGCTCGTCTCCAAACTTAACAGCGAGGTGACACACTGGAGGAGCAAACACGAGGCGGACACCATCCAGCACGCCGATGagctggaggacactag GAAGAAGCTGGCCACCAGGCTTCAGGAGGCCGAGGAGGCTGTGGAAGCCACCCAGGCCAAATGTTCCTCGCTGGAGAAAAGCAAACAAAGGCTGCAGGGAGAGGTGGAGGAACTCTGCATGGACCTGGACAAG GCCAGCAGCTGTGCTCAGGCTCTGGATAAGAAGCAACGCATCCTGGAGAAGTACCTCGTTGACTGGAAGCACAAGTGTGAGGAGTTGGTGGCGGAGGTGGAAGGCTGCCAGAAGGAGGGCAGGCAACACACCAGCGAGCTCTCCAAAGTCAGGACGGCCCATGAAGAGTCTGTGGAGCAGCTGGAGGCCCTGCGCAGGGACAACAAGGCCTATCAGG aggaggtagcggACCTCACAGAGCAGCTCTCAGACGGAGGCAAAAGTGTCCATGAGCTTCAGAAGGCAAAGAAGAAGATTGAGATGGAGAAAGAAGAGCTACAGGGCTCACTGGAAGAGTCTGAGGCAGCTTTGGAG GCCGAGGAGACCAAGGTGCTGAGGCTGCAGCTGGACGTGTCTCAGGCTAGAGGGGAGCTGGAGCGCAAACTtcaggagaaggaggaagagatgGAAGCTGCTAG AAAAAGCAACCAGAGGGCGCTGGAGACCCTGCAGGCCAGTCTGGATGTGGAGGTCAAAGGAAAAATAGAGGGGCTGAAGCTGAAGAAGAAACTGGAGGCGGCCATTAGCGAGCTGGAGCTGCAGGTGGACCTGCTCACCAAGAACAATGATGAGCTAAGCAAGAGCAGCAAGAAGATGCAGCAGCAGATTAAG GAGCTGCAGGcccagctggaggaggaggtcCGGAGCCACGAGGAATGCAGGGAGGTCCAGGGGGCCGTGGAACGACGCTGCATGCTGTTAGTCAGCGAGGTCGAGGAGACCCTTGCAGCCCTGGAGAGCGCCGAGCGGGCCCGACGGGTCTGTGAGACGAAGCTGCAGGAGGCCAGCGAGAAGCACAGCCACCTCAACAACCAG TTCCAGTTGGCTGTGAGTGGGAGAAGGAAGCTGGAGGGGGATCTCCAGACTCTGCAGCAGGAGCACGAGGAGCTGCATGCAGAGCTGAGAGCATCCGAAGACAAGTCCAAGAAGGCCAGCTGCGAG TTGGAGCGAGTGGGGGAGGAGCTGCGTCTGGAGCAGGAACACACGCTCCACCTGGAGAGAGTGAAGAAAGGCCTGGAGGCTCAGGTCAGAGACATGAGCAGCAGGCTGGACCAGGCCGAGCAGATGGCTCTGAAAGGAGGCAAGAAGATCATCCAGAAGTTAGAGGGAAAG gTGAAGGAGATGGAGCTGGAGTTGGACTCGGAGCAGAAGCGGCACACTGAGACAGTGAAGATTCTGCGGAAGAACGAGCGTCGGCTGAAGGAGCTGCTGTTTGAGTCCGAGGAGGAGCAGAAGAACCAGCAGAGGATGCAGGAGCTGGTGGAGAGGCTGCAGAACAAGATGAGGGCCTACAAGAGACAAGTGGAGGAGGCA GAGGAACAAGCTACCATGAACCTGGCGAAGTACAGGAAGACGGTCCATGAACTGGATGACGCTGAGGAGCGAGCGGACATTGCTGAGTCAGCACTCACCAAGATCAGGACCAAGAGGAGAGGCAGCTTGGGACAGGGCTACTCCTCT GGTTACAGTACCCCGTACCCCGGCCTGGTCCGCTCCCCCAGCTCTGTGGGGTCAGAGGGCAGAGGGGAGAAGATCCTCAACGATGACGAGTCTGTCAGCTCCCTCATCCCAGCGTATCTCAACTCGCTCAAGAAGCTCATGGTGGATTAG